A single genomic interval of Camelina sativa cultivar DH55 chromosome 11, Cs, whole genome shotgun sequence harbors:
- the LOC104725828 gene encoding putative RING-H2 finger protein ATL21A yields the protein MDLTETISFSLLLIVSLLIPTTTTTATVTCTNAVCRRDGPTIRFPFRLKPQQSQSCGYDKGFDLTCDTNDVNRTTITLPFSSSFTVEEIDYAAQQIWINDPDNCLPQRILELNLSTTPFSGVYSRQFTFFKCPTSEFLRYKPLNPITCLSDENGTVFATPSPRMIYYLSSQSCRLMKTVYVPVRWPFYEQMVSSSDLSDNLWLTWRVPRCSRCETRGGKCGVKSNSSRETICSDVHKPAIPRRARYAIAIGAGIPGALIVFGLFCFVYSKINECIKGRRLVPSPPPDIINSAQTAHYLHSRVIITGLDEPTIESYPKIVLGESKRLPKIDDSTCAICLSEYEPKETLRTIPPCQHCFHADCIDEWLKLNGTCPVCRNSPEQNLPPENFNSS from the exons atggatttAACAGAAACAATATCATTCTCTCTCTTGTTGATTGTATCTCTCCTAATCCCGACGACGACGACTACTGCCACCGTTACATGCACTAACGCCGTTTGTCGCCGTGACGGTCCGACCATCCGTTTCCCTTTCCGTCTAAAACCTCAACAATCACAATCTTGCGGTTACGACAAAGGCTTTGACTTAACGTGCGATACAAACGACGTTAATCGAACCACTATAACGTTACCTTTCTCTAGTAGCTTCACCGTCGAAGAGATAGATTACGCAGCTCAACAGATTTGGATCAACGACCCAGATAACTGTCTTCCTCAACGGATCTTAGAGCTAAACCTCTCAACGACGCCGTTTAGTGGCGTTTACTCACGTCAGTTCACGTTCTTTAAGTGTCCTACTTCGGAGTTTCTACGTTATAAGCCGTTGAATCCGATAACGTGCTTGAGCGATGAAAACGGCACGGTGTTTGCGACTCCTTCGCCTAGGATGATATACTACTTGTCGTCTCAGTCGTGCCGGTTGATGAAAACGGTTTATGTTCCGGTTCGGTGGCCGTTTTATGAGCAGATGGTGTCGTCTTCGGATTTAAGTGATAACCTCTGGCTTACTTGGAGGGTTCCGAGATGTAGTAGGTGTGAGACTAGAGGTGGTAAGTGTGGGGTTAAAAGTAATTCTTCTCGTGAAACCATTTGCTCTGATGTTCATAAACCAg CTATTCCGAGAAGAGCTCGTTACGCAATAGCCATCGGTGCCGGGATCCCAGGAGCTTTAATCGTATTTGGTCTTTTCTGTTTTGTATATAGCAAAATCAACGAGTGTATCAAAGGACGCCGTCTCGTCCCAAGCCCACCACCAGATATCATCAACAGCGCTCAAACAGCCCATTATTTGCATTCACGTGTCATCATAACGGGTCTTGATGAGCCTACTATAGAGTCGTACCCAAAAATAGTGTTGGGAGAGAGCAAAAGGCTGCCCAAAATAGACGATTCGACGTGTGCCATTTGTCTATCGGAGTACGAACCAAAAGAGACACTTAGGACAATACCACCGTGTCAACATTGTTTTCACGCTGATTGCATTGACGAGTGGCTGAAGTTGAATGGGACTTGTCCGGTGTGTCGGAACTCTCCGGAGCAGAATTTACCACCTGAGAACTTTAATTCTTCTTAA